Proteins found in one Zea mays cultivar B73 chromosome 1, Zm-B73-REFERENCE-NAM-5.0, whole genome shotgun sequence genomic segment:
- the LOC100382352 gene encoding uncharacterized protein LOC100382352, giving the protein MAATSLSSSLPRATAKLTGVPRSSSYYTQLIFCSRHPFQKAAAAAAFQKLPPELLRLSYPARNNKHARTSWRRATDNDQAAPAAAQGTTSTPPLPGSPVPSAERSPVTPGNGQPQQPVADANGSAPSEPPKRAPLTARERLRAARVLGKYAEPSVKGSSSKPAKPEFGSGVLDALREADAKKAGGGGGGGRRGSRLPEAPGNLFDDSKRGMPKDGWTFELPFGVDVFLVLVSFTLITTIMFGTAFLVWKLGAIHFNEY; this is encoded by the exons ATGGCTGCTACCAGCCTCAGCTCCTCGTTGCCCAGGGCCACTGCAAAA CTAACAGGAGTGCCAAGATCTTCGTCGTACTACACCCAGCTGATCTTTTGCTCGAGGCATCCTTTCCAGAAGGCGGCGGCAGCTGCAGCTTTCCAGAAGCTCCCACCCGAGCTCCTCCGGCTAAGCTACCCGGCGAGGAATAATAAGCATGCAAGAACCAGCTGGCGGCGGGCCACGGACAACGACCAAGCGGCGCCGGCCGCGGCACAAGGAACTACCAGCACCCCTCCTCTCCCAGGCTCTCCCGTTCCGAGCGCCGAGAGATCCCCGGTGACGCCCGGCAACGGCCAGCCGCAGCAGCCGGTCGCCGACGCCAACGGCAGCGCGCCGAGCGAGCCGCCGAAGCGGGCGCCGCTGACGGCGCGGGAGCGGCTGCGGGCGGCGCGCGTGCTGGGGAAGTACGCAGAGCCGTCGGTGAAAGGGTCTTCGTCGAAACCGGCCAAACCGGAGTTCGGGAGCGGTGTGCTGGACGCGCTGCGCGAGGCGGACGCGAAGAAggccgggggcgggggcgggggcgggcggcgTGGGTCGCGCCTACCCGAGGCGCCGGGCAACCTGTTCGACGACAGCAAGCGCGGGATGCCCAAGGACGGGTGGACGTTCGAGCTGCCGTTCGGGGTGGACGTCTTCCTCGTCCTCGTCTCCTTCACGCTCATCACCACCATCATGTTCGGCACCGCCTTCCTCGTGTGGAAGCTCGGCGCCATACACTTCAACGAGTACTAG
- the LOC103634500 gene encoding transcription factor bHLH140: MDSDAGGSSSAPPPPSAAIGAGAGAGAETKGDERGRKQVMVVLVGPPGSGKSTFADAVVGGSTAGRHWVRVCQDTIGNGKAGTKIQCLKAASDALKEGKSVLVDRCNLEREQRADFVKLGGTLRADVHAVSLDLPAKVCISRAVSRKGHEGNLQGGKAALVVNRMLQKKETPLLTEGFSRIMCCNDDGDIKKAVDLYNGLGPSDSLPSGVFGQKSKRPVQVGIMKFLKKTDASVVETSSGPKQALTEIKPAQQNPLPKQENVEAGFACSMEVEKGLNDKMENEEHAKGSDYCDVGSRTLAFPSISTADFQFDLDRASDIIVDTAANFLQKFDNIRLVLVDLSEKSRILSLVKQKAAKKSIDSNRFFTYVGDITQLHTKGGLQCSVIGNAANWRLKPGGGGVNTAIYSAAGESLQHATKKCADALRPGTSVVVPLPSTSPLHQREGVTHVIHVLGPNMNPMRPDCLKNDYTRGSKILREAYTSLFENFASIVQSYMGKQNNESGAEKSASGRISPNDTKMKREDNHESERMKKHKLFQPIMTAKRQHECTKVNAPNCHDNAMTSSAAPSQTRQVDNKRNDVVTSKTWGSWAQSLYELAMNPEKYKNSDSILETSDEYVVLKDLYPKAKRHVLVIARMDGLDSLADVKKEHLPLLRRMHSAGVKWAHKFLEEDAALEFRLGYHSVPSMRQLHLHIISQDFNSASLKNKKHWNSFTTSFFRDSVDVIEEIEQNGSTTTSSDEKVLAMELRCHRCRSAHPNIPKLKSHIAICKSPFPSHLLQKNRLLLSSTMHMDRT; the protein is encoded by the exons ATGGATTCTGACGCGGGCGGCTCCAGctccgctccaccacctccgtcggCAGCCATAG GTGCAGGTGCAGGCGCGGGCGCGGAGACGAAGGGGGATGAGCGCGGCCGCAAGCAGGTGATGGTGGTACTGGTGGGCCCACCGGGCAGCGGCAAGTCCACGTTTGCAGATGCCGTGGTTGGCGGCTCCACCGCCGGCCGCCACTGGGTTCGCGTCTGCCAG GATACAATAGGGAACGGCAAAGCTGGGACAAAAATACAGTGCTTGAAGGCTGCATCAGATGCTTTGAAGGAGGGCAAGAGTGTTCTTGTCGACCGCTGCAACTTGGAACGTGAGCAGCGTGCTGATTTTGTGAAGCTGGGAGGCACATTGCGCGCAGATGTGCACGCTGTCTCCCTGGATCTACCTGCAAAGGTCTGTATCTCACGTGCAGTGAGCCGAAAGGGCCATGAAGGAAATCTGCAGGGTGGGAAGGCTGCCCTTGTTGTGAACCGCATGCTGCAGAAGAAGGAGACACCCTTGCTCACAGAAGGTTTCAGTCGGATCATGTGCTGTAATGATGATGGCGACATTAAAAAAGCAGTTGACTTGTATAATGGTTTAGGGCCTTCAGATAGTCTTCCATCAGGAGTTTTTGGTCAGAAGAGCAAAAGACCCGTACAAGTTGGTATAATGAAGTTTCTAAAGAAAACTGATGCTTCTGTTGTTGAGACATCTAGCGGACCTAAGCAGGCATTGACAGAAATAAAGCCAGCGCAGCAAAATCCTTTGCCAAAACAGGAAAATGTTGAAGCTGGTTTTGCCTGTTCCATGGAAGTTGAGAAGGGATTAAATGACAAGATGGAAAATGAAGAGCATGCTAAAGGAAGTGATTATTGTGATGTTGGTTCCCGTACTCTGGCATTTCCATCTATTTCTACAGCTGACTTCCAATTTGATCTTGACAGAGCATCTGATATTATAGTGGACACAGCTGCTAATTTCTTGCAGAAGTTTGATAATATAAGACTAGTTCTTGTAGACCTGAGTGAGAAATCAAGAATTTTGTCATTGGTCAAACAGAAGGCTGCTAAGAAGAGCATCGACTCCAACAGATTTTTCACATACGTGGGAGATATCACTCAGTTGCACACAAAAGGAGGTCTTCAGTGCAGCGTGATTGGTAATGCTGCCAATTG GAGGCTAAAACCTGGAGGTGGAGGGGTTAATACAGCAATATATAGTGCTGCTGGAGAATCTTTACAACATGCTACTAAAAAATGTGCTGATGCACTGAGGCCAGGAACCTCTGTAGTTGTTCCACTTCCATCAACTTCTCCTCTGCATCAACGGGAAGGTGTGACGCATGTCATACATGTGCTCGGGCCAAATATGAATCCAATGCGACCAGACTGTCTTAAGAATGACTATACCAGAGGGTCTAAGATTCTTCGTGAAGCATACACTTCACTTTTTGAGAATTTTGCATCTATTGTGCAGAGCTACATGGGAAAGCAGAACAATGAGTCTGGAGCAGAAAAGTCAGCGTCTGGAAGGATATCGCCCAATGACACAAAAATGAAGCGAGAGGACAACCATGAATCTGAAAGGATGAAAAAACATAAGTTGTTTCAACCCATCATGACTGCAAAGCGACAGCATGAGTGTACAAAGGTTAATGCTCCAAATTGCCATGATAATGCCATGACTTCATCTGCTGCTCCTAGCCAAACTAGACAAGTAGACAACAAAAGGAATGATGTGGTTACCAGTAAGACTTGGGGATCCTGGGCTCAGTCTCTTTACGAACTTGCCATGAACCCAGAAAAATACAAGAACTCAGATTCTATTCTAGAGACATCAGATGAATATGTTGTTCTGAAAGATCTCTATCCAAAG GCCAAAAGGCATGTTTTGGTGATAGCTAGAATGGATGGTCTTGACTCTCTAGCAGATGTCAAGAAAGAACACTTGCCTTTGTTGAGGAGGATGCATTCAGCTGGGGTGAAGTGGGCACATAAGTTCCTAGAGGAAGATGCGGCTTTGGAATTCAGACTTGGATACCATTCG GTTCCATCAATGCGACAATTGCATCTTCACATCATTAGCCAGGATTTCAACTCTGCAAGCTtgaaaaataagaaacattggaacTCCTTCACCACATCATTTTTCCGTGATTCTGTTGATGTGATTGAGGAGATTGAACAAAATGGATCAACAACCACCAGCAGTGATGAAAAGGTACTCGCTATGGAACTCCGGTGCCACAGGTGCAGGAGCGCTCATCCAAACATCCCGAAACTGAAATCCCACATCGCCATCTGTAAATCTCCCTTCCCTTCACATCTTCTTCAGAAAAACAGGCTGTTGTTGTCCTCGACGATGCATATGGACCGCACGTAG
- the LOC541919 gene encoding pyruvate decarboxylase 3: MDTHIGSVNGAASNQTVGCPASAPGCPMASTPAQPAATLSAGEASLGRHLARRLVQVGVNDVFAVPGDFNLTLLDHLIAEPGLRLVGCCNELNAGYAADGYARARGVGACAVTFTVGGLSVLNAIAGAYSENLPVICIAGGPNSNDYGTNRILHHTIGLPDFSQELRCFQTVTCHQAVVNNLDDAHEQIDTAIATALRESKPVYLSISCNLPGLPHPTFSRDPVPFFLTPRTSNKMGLEAAVEATVEFLNKAVKPVLVAGPKLRVAKAGKAFVDMVDASGYAYAVMPSAKGLVPETHPHFIGTYWGAVSTAFCAEIVESADAYLFAGPIFNDYSSVGYSFLLKKEKAIIVQPERVIVGNGPAFGCVMMKEFLSELAKRVNKNTTAYENYKRIFVPEGQPLESEPNEPLRVNVLFKHVQKMLTGDSAVIAETGDSWFNCQKLKLPEGCGYEFQMQYGSIGWSVGALLGYAQGANHKRVIAFIGDGSFQVTAQDVSTMLRCEQNSIIFLINNGGYTIEVEIHDGPYNVIKNWNYTGFVDAIHNGLGKCWTSKVKSEEELTAAIETALGEKKDCLCFIEVIAHKDDTSKELLEWGSRVSAANSRPPNPQ; this comes from the exons ATGGACACCCATATCGGATCCGTGAACGGGGCGGCGTCGAACCAGACGGTTGGCTGCCCGGCGTCGGCGCCGGGGTGCCCGATGGCGTCCACGCCGGCGCAGCCCGCGGCGACcctgtcggcgggggaggcgtcgCTGGGGCGCCACCTCGCGCGTCGCCTCGTGCAGGTCGGCGTCAACGATGTATTCGCGGTTCCGGGGGACTTCAACCTCACGCTGCTCGACCACCTGATCGCCGAGCCCGGCCTGCGCCTCGTCGGCTGCTGCAACGAGCTCAACGCCGGGTACGCCGCCGACGGGTACGCGCGCGCGCGCGGCGTCGGGGCCTGCGCCGTCACGTTCACAGTCGGGGGGCTCAGCGTGCTCAACGCCATCGCGGGCGCCTACAGCGAGAACCTGCCCGTCATCTGCATCGCCGGCGGGCCCAACTCCAACGACTACGGGACCAACCGCATCCTCCACCACACCATCGGCCTCCCCGACTTCTCGCAGGAGCTCCGCTGCTTCCAGACCGTCACCTGCCATCAG GCGGTGGTGAACAATCTGGATGACGCGCACGAGCAGATCGACACGGCCATTGCCACGGCACTGAGGGAGAGCAAGCCCGTGTACCTCAGCATCAGCTGCAACCTCCCTGGGCTGCCTCATCCTACCTTCAGCCGCGACCCAGTGCCCTTCTTCCTCACCCCCAG GACGAGCAACAAGATGGGGCTAGAGGCTGCAGTGGAGGCAACTGTCGAATTCCTGAACAAGGCGGTGAAGCCAGTCCTTGTCGCCGGCCCCAAACTGCGTGTGGCAAAGGCAGGAAAGGCATTTGTCGATATGGTAGATGCCAGTGGCTATGCCTATGCCGTGATGCCATCGGCCAAGGGTCTTGTGCCAGAGACTCACCCCCACTTCATCGGCACCTACTGGGGCGCCGTCAGCACCGCCTTCTGTGCGGAGATTGTTGAGTCCGCAGATGCCTACCTCTTTGCAGGCCCCATTTTCAATGACTACAGCTCTGTTGGCTACTCATTCCTCCTCAAGAAGGAAAAGGCCATCATCGTCCAGCCTGAGCGTGTGATAGTGGGGAATGGGCCGGCATTCGGATGTGTGATGATGAAAGAGTTCTTGTCTGAATTGGCTAAGAGGGTTAATAAGAACACCACTGCCTATGAGAATTACAAGAGGATCTTTGTACCTGAGGGCCAGCCGCTGGAAAGCGAGCCAAATGAGCCACTGCGAGTGAATGTGCTCTTCAAGCACGTCCAGAAGATGTTGACTGGTGATAGCGCGGTGATTGCTGAGACTGGTGACTCCTGGTTCAACTGCCAGAAGCTTAAGCTGCCAGAAGGCTGTGG GTATGAATTCCAAATGCAGTATGGTTCGATTGGATGGTCAGTGGGTGCATTGCTCGGATATGCTCAGGGTGCGAACCACAAGCGTGTGATTGCCTTCATTGGTGATGGGAGCTTCCAG GTTACAGCACAGGATGTGTCAACTATGCTGCGATGTGAGCAGAACAGCATAATCTTCCTGATCAACAACGGTGGGTACACGATTGAGGTGGAAATCCATGACGGGCCATACAACGTCATCAAGAACTGGAACTACACTGGCTTTGTGGACGCCATCCACAATGGCTTGGGCAAGTGCTGGACCTCCAAG GTGAAGAGCGAGGAGGAGCTGACGGCTGCCATTGAGACAGCGCTAGGGGAGAAGAAGGACTGCCTGTGCTTCATCGAGGTGATCGCGCACAAGGACGACACCAGCAAAGAGCTGCTGGAATGGGGCTCTAGGGTTTCTGCCGCCAACTCCCGGCCACCAAATCCTCAGTAG